The following coding sequences are from one Phycisphaeraceae bacterium window:
- a CDS encoding tRNA (cytidine(34)-2'-O)-methyltransferase: protein MARPLFHIVLHEPEIPNNTGNIGRTCVATGCALHLIHPLGFSTSEKACRRAGLDYWPRLSPSEHAGWEEFCRDQAPANLWLLTTKSARPAWEVPLRPGDYLVFGKESKGLPDELLAAHPDRLITLPMVAEERSLNLATAVCAVVYEGVRQRVASGDLSLDATGRLRDA from the coding sequence TTGGCCCGGCCCCTGTTCCACATCGTGCTGCACGAGCCCGAGATCCCCAACAACACCGGGAACATCGGGCGGACATGCGTCGCGACGGGGTGCGCCCTCCACCTGATCCACCCGCTGGGGTTCTCCACTTCTGAAAAGGCATGCCGGCGAGCCGGGCTTGACTACTGGCCGCGTCTGAGCCCGAGCGAGCATGCGGGGTGGGAGGAGTTCTGCCGCGACCAGGCCCCCGCGAACCTCTGGCTGCTCACGACCAAGTCGGCCCGCCCGGCATGGGAGGTGCCCCTGCGGCCGGGCGACTACCTCGTCTTTGGCAAAGAGTCGAAGGGACTGCCCGACGAGTTGCTGGCGGCTCACCCCGACCGACTGATCACGCTGCCGATGGTCGCCGAGGAGCGGTCCCTCAACCTTGCGACCGCAGTCTGCGCGGTCGTGTACGAGGGTGTGCGGCAGCGTGTCGCTTCCGGCGACCTCTCGCTCGACGCGACCGGACGATTGCGGGACGCCTGA
- a CDS encoding NUDIX hydrolase produces MQIEQAAAVPIRMSRRGEPRVLLVTTSSGQWGVPKGHVEDGEEHDECAQREAMEEAGVLGSMVLPHVGQFRYVRDAEVHRVRVYTMMVDELLSDWPEKGLRRRAWVTLREAQRLVARPGLRQVLRLMHGARLPAAELRRAV; encoded by the coding sequence ATGCAGATCGAGCAAGCAGCGGCGGTGCCCATCCGGATGTCCCGACGCGGCGAGCCCCGGGTGCTGCTGGTCACGACCAGCAGCGGCCAATGGGGCGTGCCCAAGGGGCATGTCGAGGATGGGGAGGAGCACGACGAGTGCGCCCAGCGCGAGGCGATGGAGGAGGCGGGGGTGTTGGGGAGTATGGTGCTGCCGCACGTCGGGCAGTTCCGCTACGTGCGTGATGCCGAGGTGCACCGCGTCCGGGTCTACACGATGATGGTCGACGAGTTGCTCAGCGACTGGCCGGAGAAAGGGTTGCGGCGGCGGGCGTGGGTCACGTTGCGGGAGGCCCAGCGGCTGGTCGCGCGGCCGGGCCTGCGGCAGGTGCTCCGGCTGATGCACGGGGCAAGGCTGCCCGCGGCCGAGCTGCGCCGGGCGGTCTAG
- a CDS encoding metallophosphoesterase family protein: MATAVISDIHANLEALQTVLAEIDSRRAAGVPITRIISLGDIVGYGPDPLQCVDLVRERCEWSLMGNHDFGVLYEPTNFNPGAEAAAYWTREQFDAETDESRRKARYDFLDRLRVRVVDTTWAKDPGLTLLAVHGSPRRPINEYIFPDDVVTAPDKVTTIFERVPRLCIVGHTHFPGVFTDEPDFYPPNELTDGIYRFTEGEKAIINVGSVGQPRDQDPRASFVILYPPGEGAADTNNGSSAGYAEFVRVEYNIDSTANKIKAIPQLNDWLGDRLYEGR, encoded by the coding sequence TTGGCCACCGCCGTTATCAGCGACATTCACGCCAACCTCGAGGCGTTGCAGACCGTGCTCGCCGAGATCGATTCCCGGCGCGCGGCGGGCGTCCCGATCACCCGGATCATCTCGCTGGGCGACATCGTCGGGTACGGCCCGGACCCCCTCCAATGCGTGGACCTGGTCCGCGAACGGTGCGAGTGGTCGCTCATGGGCAACCACGACTTCGGCGTGCTGTACGAGCCGACGAACTTCAACCCGGGGGCCGAGGCCGCGGCGTATTGGACCCGCGAACAGTTCGATGCGGAGACCGACGAGTCCCGGCGCAAGGCCCGATACGACTTCCTTGATCGCCTCCGCGTGCGCGTGGTCGATACCACTTGGGCCAAGGACCCCGGGCTGACGCTGCTGGCGGTCCACGGCTCGCCCCGGCGGCCCATCAACGAATACATCTTCCCGGATGACGTGGTCACCGCGCCCGACAAGGTGACGACGATCTTCGAGCGTGTCCCCCGCCTGTGCATCGTGGGCCACACCCATTTTCCGGGCGTCTTTACGGATGAGCCGGACTTCTATCCTCCCAATGAACTGACCGACGGCATCTACCGGTTCACCGAGGGGGAGAAGGCGATCATCAACGTGGGAAGCGTCGGTCAGCCCCGGGACCAGGACCCCCGCGCAAGCTTCGTGATCCTCTACCCGCCCGGAGAAGGGGCCGCGGACACGAACAACGGCTCCAGCGCCGGGTACGCCGAGTTTGTGCGGGTCGAGTACAACATCGATTCCACCGCGAACAAGATCAAGGCCATCCCGCAGCTCAACGACTGGCTCGGCGATCGGCTGTACGAGGGCCGCTGA
- a CDS encoding serine hydroxymethyltransferase, whose amino-acid sequence MSHSTIANDLLSLLSTCDPEIGSLLSKERDRQEHTLELIASENHVSAAVMHTMGSWLTNKYAEGYPGARYYGGCEFHDEIETIARDRAKQLFGCRFANVQPHSGAQANMAAFMATMQPGDTFASLVLKDGGHLSHGMKINFSGTFFKPVHYPLHYDKAHPEHERIDYDALRSVCLEHRPRAILCGYSAYPRVIDFARFRQVADEVGALLVADIAHIAGLVAAGVHPSPFPHAHVVTTTTHKTLRGPRGGLIMTDDEELAKKIDKALFPGVQGGPLMHVIASKAVAFGEALRPEFRAYAKQVVANAKALASALISHGYRITSGGTDNHLMLVDLRARNENLTGSDAEKWLETAGIVCNKNGIPDDPRPPRVTSGLRLGTPAVTTRGLREGDLKQVAKWIDQVLGSNGDAATCAQVRGEVRSMCQRFAMPGSGTVGGR is encoded by the coding sequence ATGAGTCACAGCACCATCGCGAATGACCTCTTGAGCCTCTTGAGCACGTGCGATCCAGAGATCGGCTCGCTTCTCTCGAAGGAACGGGACCGGCAGGAACACACGCTCGAACTCATCGCCTCGGAGAATCACGTCTCCGCGGCCGTGATGCACACGATGGGGTCGTGGCTGACTAACAAGTACGCAGAGGGGTACCCCGGAGCCCGGTACTACGGCGGCTGCGAGTTCCACGACGAGATCGAGACGATCGCCCGGGACCGGGCCAAGCAGCTCTTCGGGTGCCGGTTCGCGAACGTGCAGCCGCACTCGGGGGCGCAGGCGAACATGGCCGCGTTCATGGCGACAATGCAGCCGGGGGACACCTTCGCGTCTCTGGTGCTCAAGGACGGCGGGCACCTTTCCCACGGGATGAAGATCAACTTCTCCGGCACATTCTTCAAGCCGGTGCACTACCCCCTCCACTACGACAAGGCCCACCCCGAGCATGAGCGGATCGACTACGACGCGCTCCGGAGTGTCTGCCTGGAGCACAGGCCCAGGGCGATCCTGTGCGGCTATTCGGCGTATCCGCGGGTGATCGACTTTGCACGGTTCCGGCAGGTGGCCGACGAAGTCGGGGCGTTGCTGGTCGCTGACATCGCGCACATCGCGGGGCTGGTCGCCGCGGGTGTGCACCCGAGCCCGTTCCCGCATGCACACGTGGTGACCACGACCACGCACAAGACGCTCCGCGGCCCCCGGGGCGGGCTCATCATGACCGACGACGAGGAGCTGGCCAAGAAGATCGACAAGGCGCTCTTTCCCGGAGTCCAGGGCGGGCCGCTGATGCATGTGATTGCGAGCAAGGCTGTCGCGTTCGGCGAGGCCCTGCGGCCGGAGTTCAGGGCGTATGCCAAGCAGGTGGTGGCGAACGCGAAGGCGCTCGCCTCAGCGCTGATCAGCCACGGCTACCGGATCACCAGTGGCGGAACCGACAACCACTTGATGCTGGTCGACCTGCGGGCGAGAAACGAGAACCTGACCGGCTCTGACGCGGAGAAGTGGCTCGAGACCGCCGGGATTGTGTGCAACAAGAACGGCATCCCGGATGACCCGCGGCCGCCGCGTGTGACGAGCGGGCTCAGGCTGGGCACGCCGGCGGTTACGACACGGGGCCTGAGGGAAGGGGATCTCAAGCAGGTCGCGAAGTGGATTGACCAAGTTTTGGGGTCCAACGGAGATGCTGCAACCTGTGCTCAAGTGCGGGGGGAGGTCCGGTCGATGTGCCAGAGGTTCGCGATGCCGGGTTCTGGGACTGTCGGCGGCCGGTAG
- a CDS encoding N-acetylmuramoyl-L-alanine amidase: MPSAKRTSSRPAKRDPRSAAEQAASRRLKLVWVSFIAAMTLVGGGLLALDNRPAPRLDGLSLAPLLASSGLSGVATITRTRATLDQDRWQAIVIHSSGSPIGSPATIGAEHERAGFRGLGHHFIIGNGQGMEDGELHVGFRWLDQLPGAHAGGKNGDYYNQHSISICLVGDGRRHSFTSTQIRRLAEVISTLCRDLDIPKDRVFLYSDVAEGTDPGPLFPATALAEQLSQLR, from the coding sequence ATGCCATCCGCGAAGCGAACATCCAGCCGCCCCGCGAAGCGCGACCCACGGTCCGCCGCGGAGCAGGCGGCGTCGCGCCGGCTCAAGCTGGTGTGGGTGAGCTTCATCGCGGCGATGACGCTGGTCGGCGGCGGGCTGCTGGCCCTGGACAACCGCCCGGCGCCGCGCCTTGACGGTCTCTCGCTCGCGCCCCTGCTGGCCTCGAGCGGGCTCAGCGGCGTCGCCACCATCACCCGCACACGCGCGACGCTGGACCAGGATCGCTGGCAGGCGATCGTCATCCACAGCAGCGGCTCGCCCATCGGCTCGCCTGCCACGATCGGGGCGGAGCACGAGCGAGCCGGATTTCGCGGCCTTGGGCACCATTTCATCATTGGCAACGGCCAGGGGATGGAGGACGGTGAGCTCCACGTCGGGTTCCGCTGGCTGGACCAGCTCCCGGGTGCCCACGCCGGCGGCAAGAACGGTGACTATTACAACCAGCACTCCATCAGCATCTGCCTGGTGGGCGACGGACGACGCCACTCGTTTACATCGACGCAGATCCGCCGGCTCGCCGAGGTGATCTCGACCCTGTGCCGCGACCTGGACATCCCGAAGGACCGGGTGTTCCTGTACAGCGACGTCGCCGAGGGGACCGACCCCGGCCCGCTGTTCCCTGCGACGGCCTTGGCCGAGCAACTCTCGCAGTTGCGGTAG
- a CDS encoding ATP-dependent Clp protease proteolytic subunit, whose product MVPIVIEQSGRGERAYDIYSRLLKDRIIFLGGPVMDESANLIVAQLLFLANEDPKSDIHFYINSPGGSVSAGLGILDTMKFVQCDVATYIIGQAASMGSVLACAGTKGKRFTLPNARNLMHQPLIGGVLEGQATDLEIEAREMLRIRDRLYQIYAEATGQPIDRIALDCDRNKWLDDQEMLDYGLVDKVLRQMPRNKKEGSGGADSPST is encoded by the coding sequence CTGGTTCCCATCGTCATCGAGCAGTCCGGCCGCGGCGAGCGGGCGTACGACATCTACTCGCGCCTGCTCAAGGACCGCATCATCTTCCTCGGCGGTCCCGTCATGGACGAGTCCGCGAACCTCATCGTCGCGCAGCTGCTGTTCCTCGCCAACGAGGATCCCAAGAGCGACATCCATTTCTACATCAACTCCCCCGGCGGCTCGGTCTCGGCCGGCCTGGGCATCCTGGACACGATGAAGTTCGTGCAGTGCGACGTCGCGACGTACATCATCGGCCAGGCCGCCTCCATGGGCTCCGTCCTCGCCTGCGCCGGCACCAAGGGCAAGCGGTTCACGCTGCCCAACGCCCGCAACCTCATGCACCAGCCCCTCATCGGCGGCGTGCTCGAGGGCCAGGCGACCGATCTGGAGATCGAAGCGCGCGAGATGCTCCGCATTCGCGACCGCCTGTACCAGATCTACGCCGAGGCCACGGGCCAGCCCATCGATCGCATCGCTCTCGACTGCGACCGGAACAAGTGGCTCGACGACCAGGAGATGCTGGACTACGGCCTGGTCGACAAGGTGCTCCGGCAGATGCCGAGGAACAAGAAGGAAGGGTCCGGCGGCGCCGATTCTCCCTCGACCTGA
- a CDS encoding alpha/beta hydrolase, with amino-acid sequence MQSDRRPQFAWLLVVAVCLAGCGRPTLVTTPYVVQAEGPSHFDSTPPEDRTASIRVLYVTDRAAEDDDDGRRYGYGRSRGLEWGTAQVDLDPAPTWEQLVEDSTTGDRSRSYELDVGLITPMGAIGAIGKRQAFSDGRAEYTAAALDEVRAEFAPLQTEIDRRLAATSSKDVYVFVHGFNNSFDDAVLRWAQVWHFMGRVGVPIVYSWPAGFGGPFGYAYDRESGEFTVLHLKMLLTVLAEDPAIERIHVIAHSRGTDVATTAIRELAIRTRTATGIAGSGLKLETLVLAAPDLDLEVFTVRFIEENAFAAVKRLVIYSRKDDGALGIAQWLFSSDRRLGDTRTTDIKPEAARRLQEYGAIEFIDCDVSGFSSSHAYAFEHPAALSDLILVLRAQCAAGEATARPLEQPAPGLWRLTNTYRSQVQAPSEPTGPRLDP; translated from the coding sequence ATGCAATCGGACCGACGCCCCCAATTCGCCTGGTTGCTCGTGGTGGCCGTGTGCCTGGCCGGCTGCGGTCGCCCCACACTCGTCACCACGCCCTACGTGGTGCAGGCGGAGGGGCCGTCGCACTTCGATTCGACCCCGCCGGAAGATCGCACAGCGAGCATCCGGGTGCTGTACGTCACGGACCGCGCCGCGGAGGATGATGACGACGGCCGTCGTTACGGCTATGGACGCAGCCGCGGGCTTGAATGGGGCACGGCACAGGTTGACCTCGACCCGGCGCCGACGTGGGAACAACTCGTTGAGGACAGCACCACCGGAGATCGGAGTCGCTCGTACGAGCTGGACGTTGGCCTGATCACGCCGATGGGAGCAATCGGGGCGATTGGCAAGCGCCAGGCGTTCTCCGATGGCCGGGCCGAATACACGGCCGCCGCACTGGACGAGGTCCGCGCCGAGTTCGCCCCGCTTCAGACCGAGATCGACCGGCGCCTGGCGGCCACTTCGAGCAAGGACGTGTACGTCTTTGTCCACGGGTTCAACAACAGTTTCGACGACGCGGTGCTCAGGTGGGCGCAGGTCTGGCACTTCATGGGGCGGGTGGGGGTGCCGATCGTGTACTCATGGCCGGCCGGGTTCGGAGGCCCGTTCGGATACGCCTACGACCGCGAGTCCGGCGAGTTCACCGTGCTGCACCTGAAGATGCTGCTCACGGTCCTGGCCGAGGATCCGGCGATCGAGCGGATCCACGTGATCGCGCACAGCCGCGGAACGGACGTCGCGACCACAGCAATCCGGGAACTGGCGATCCGGACCCGCACGGCGACCGGGATCGCGGGGAGCGGCCTGAAGCTCGAGACGCTTGTGCTCGCCGCGCCGGACCTGGACCTGGAGGTGTTTACGGTCCGGTTCATCGAGGAGAACGCCTTCGCGGCGGTGAAGCGCCTCGTGATCTACTCCCGGAAGGACGATGGCGCCCTGGGGATCGCCCAGTGGCTGTTCAGCAGCGACCGGCGGCTCGGAGACACGAGGACCACGGACATCAAGCCCGAGGCGGCCCGGCGCCTGCAGGAGTACGGGGCGATCGAGTTCATCGACTGCGACGTCTCGGGATTCTCGAGTTCGCACGCCTACGCGTTCGAGCACCCCGCGGCGCTGTCCGACCTTATCCTGGTGCTGCGTGCGCAGTGTGCTGCGGGCGAAGCGACGGCGCGACCCCTGGAGCAACCGGCACCGGGCCTGTGGCGGCTGACCAATACCTACAGGTCGCAGGTTCAGGCGCCCAGCGAACCCACGGGACCCCGGCTCGACCCATAG
- a CDS encoding RNA methyltransferase, with translation MATTIPIESLSDPRIAEYAGLRDAELRHRTDPVNPVTSRPGLFMAEGDLVVRRLITSEPRFRPVSIFGTRTRFEALADVHALIPADCPFYVADADLLSGIVGFSMHRGLLALGRRGDGAIDTPESIARRSRLLLVLEDLCNHDNIGGIFRNAAGLGFGGVGVLLSPRCGDPLYRKSLRVSMGHVLGVPYATIADWPTGLLGLRDLGFTIGALTPASDAIDVRRAGETDGRVALVLGTEGAGLSAAVLAAADLRLRIPMTPGVDSLNVSVAAAIAMQALISEH, from the coding sequence ATGGCCACCACCATCCCCATCGAGTCGCTCTCGGACCCTCGTATCGCCGAGTACGCAGGCCTGCGCGATGCGGAGCTCAGGCACCGGACCGACCCCGTGAACCCGGTGACAAGCAGGCCCGGGTTGTTCATGGCCGAAGGGGACCTAGTCGTCCGGCGATTGATCACCTCCGAGCCCCGATTCCGCCCGGTCTCGATCTTCGGCACCAGGACGCGGTTCGAGGCCCTGGCTGATGTTCACGCCCTGATCCCCGCCGACTGCCCCTTCTACGTCGCCGATGCGGACCTGCTCAGCGGCATCGTCGGCTTCAGCATGCACAGGGGCCTGCTCGCGCTGGGTCGCCGCGGGGACGGGGCCATCGACACCCCAGAATCGATCGCCCGCCGCTCCCGCCTGCTGCTGGTGCTCGAGGATCTCTGCAACCACGACAACATCGGCGGGATCTTCCGCAACGCCGCGGGCCTTGGGTTCGGAGGGGTTGGTGTGCTCCTGTCGCCGCGGTGTGGCGATCCGCTGTACCGAAAGTCCCTGCGGGTGTCGATGGGCCATGTTCTTGGCGTTCCGTACGCGACGATCGCGGATTGGCCGACGGGGCTCCTGGGGCTTCGGGACCTGGGGTTTACCATTGGCGCCCTGACCCCAGCATCAGATGCCATTGACGTCAGGCGGGCGGGCGAAACAGACGGGCGCGTGGCGCTGGTCCTTGGAACGGAGGGTGCCGGGCTGTCGGCGGCTGTGCTTGCCGCGGCGGACCTCCGGCTGCGGATCCCGATGACGCCAGGTGTCGATTCGCTCAACGTATCAGTTGCGGCGGCCATCGCCATGCAGGCCTTGATATCCGAACATTAA
- a CDS encoding ATP-dependent Clp protease proteolytic subunit: MPAANVTYQRTREMTIDELLLENRVVFLIGEINQASAARVMMQMLYLENQKKGQEINFYINSPGGAVDDTLAIYDTMRFLSSPVSTYCLGRAYSGGAVLLTAGEKGRRFILPHAKVMTHQPYGGVYGQTEDIKIQAEQIIKSKNELIRILSRHTGQSEEIVRRDSERDKYFTAAEAKAYGLVDEVIEDPKK; the protein is encoded by the coding sequence ATGCCAGCAGCGAACGTGACCTACCAGCGCACCCGGGAAATGACGATCGACGAGCTCTTGCTCGAAAACCGGGTCGTCTTCCTGATCGGCGAGATCAACCAGGCCTCGGCCGCCCGGGTCATGATGCAGATGCTCTACCTGGAGAACCAAAAAAAGGGCCAGGAGATCAACTTTTATATCAACTCGCCGGGCGGCGCCGTGGACGACACGCTGGCCATCTACGATACAATGCGATTCCTCTCTTCTCCGGTTTCGACCTACTGCCTCGGTCGCGCCTATTCCGGCGGGGCCGTGCTGCTCACCGCGGGCGAGAAGGGCCGGAGGTTCATCCTCCCCCACGCCAAGGTGATGACCCACCAGCCCTACGGCGGTGTCTACGGCCAGACCGAGGACATCAAGATCCAGGCCGAGCAGATCATCAAGTCCAAGAACGAACTGATCCGGATCCTGTCCCGCCACACCGGTCAGTCCGAGGAGATCGTGCGTCGAGACTCAGAGCGCGACAAGTACTTCACCGCGGCCGAGGCGAAGGCCTACGGCCTGGTGGACGAGGTCATCGAGGATCCGAAGAAGTGA
- a CDS encoding DUF4287 domain-containing protein — protein MPAKAVKSRSLYSVHPGVRMVQDWVASLREKTGRSLDEWIDLTKNKGPRSVKDRREWLKAEHGMGTNAAWWIAERADGKGVEEDTAEGYLEAAERHVEGQYSGKRSALRPLYDRLLAIGLSAGADVKACPCKTMVPLYRNHVFAQIKATTTARIDLGLALGSMPASKIPKRLIDTGGKAKKDRITHRIEIQGASDIDDTVMKWLKAAYDLDSIETPSRSPKFR, from the coding sequence ATGCCAGCCAAGGCTGTGAAGTCGAGGTCGTTGTACAGCGTCCACCCCGGGGTCCGCATGGTCCAGGATTGGGTGGCGTCGCTGCGCGAGAAGACCGGCCGCTCGCTCGACGAGTGGATCGACCTCACGAAGAACAAGGGACCTCGCTCGGTCAAGGATCGGCGCGAGTGGCTCAAGGCTGAGCACGGGATGGGCACGAACGCGGCATGGTGGATCGCCGAACGGGCCGACGGCAAGGGCGTCGAGGAGGACACCGCCGAGGGCTATCTCGAGGCCGCGGAACGCCATGTCGAAGGGCAATACTCGGGAAAGCGGTCGGCGCTACGGCCGCTGTACGACCGGTTGCTGGCGATCGGGCTGAGTGCAGGGGCCGATGTGAAGGCGTGCCCGTGCAAGACGATGGTTCCGCTGTACCGCAACCACGTCTTCGCGCAGATCAAGGCGACCACGACCGCACGGATCGACCTCGGGCTGGCGCTGGGCAGCATGCCGGCATCAAAGATCCCAAAGCGGCTGATCGACACCGGGGGGAAGGCGAAGAAGGACCGGATCACGCACCGGATCGAGATCCAAGGGGCGAGTGATATCGATGACACTGTGATGAAGTGGCTCAAGGCGGCCTATGACCTCGACTCGATCGAGACGCCGTCGCGGTCGCCGAAGTTCAGATGA
- a CDS encoding serine/threonine protein kinase, whose protein sequence is MVEGFRVMSELGRGAASLIYLVLDPKTKQVWAIKHVAKETPKDQRFLDQAEAEYQIASQLDHPRIRKIARIIKKKDSIVSLSASELYLVMEMVDGASLERKTPRTFEEAAEIFEQVAEAMAHMHTRGFVHADMKPNNIIVDAEGHAKIIDLGQSCKIGTVKERIQGTPDYIAPEQVHRRALNDRTDVYNLGATMYWVLTRKFVPTALAKGDSLVGSLDDHLIERPKRTIELNPRVPELFDRLIMECVEVEQSKRPDMPSVAQRLNLIRGKLVAEGELRKSGVLPKIEDPAVRSDSDDREAADNGRPASTRRDAGDGEPKPSHPRV, encoded by the coding sequence ATGGTTGAGGGCTTCCGGGTGATGTCGGAGTTGGGGCGCGGCGCCGCCTCGCTCATCTACCTTGTCCTGGACCCGAAGACCAAGCAAGTCTGGGCGATCAAGCACGTCGCCAAGGAAACCCCCAAGGACCAGCGGTTCCTGGACCAGGCGGAGGCGGAGTACCAGATCGCCTCCCAGCTTGACCATCCCCGGATCCGAAAGATCGCCCGGATCATCAAGAAGAAGGACTCGATCGTTTCCCTCTCCGCCTCGGAGTTGTACCTGGTGATGGAGATGGTCGACGGGGCGAGCCTGGAGCGGAAGACACCCCGGACCTTCGAGGAAGCCGCGGAGATCTTCGAGCAGGTCGCCGAGGCGATGGCCCACATGCACACCCGCGGCTTTGTCCATGCGGACATGAAGCCGAACAACATCATCGTGGATGCCGAGGGGCACGCGAAGATCATCGACCTGGGCCAGTCGTGCAAGATCGGCACGGTCAAGGAACGGATACAGGGTACCCCCGACTACATCGCTCCCGAGCAGGTGCACCGACGTGCCCTCAATGACAGGACCGATGTGTACAACCTCGGGGCCACGATGTACTGGGTGCTGACGCGCAAGTTCGTGCCGACGGCCCTGGCCAAGGGCGACTCGCTCGTCGGCTCGCTGGATGACCACCTGATCGAGCGGCCCAAGCGAACGATCGAGCTCAACCCACGGGTGCCCGAGTTGTTCGACCGGCTGATCATGGAGTGCGTCGAGGTCGAGCAGTCCAAGCGGCCGGACATGCCCTCGGTGGCTCAGCGGCTCAACCTCATCCGCGGCAAACTTGTGGCCGAGGGGGAACTGCGCAAGAGCGGCGTGCTCCCCAAGATCGAGGATCCGGCGGTCCGATCTGACAGCGACGACCGCGAGGCGGCGGACAACGGACGCCCGGCGTCGACACGGCGCGATGCGGGCGATGGCGAGCCCAAACCGTCGCATCCCCGGGTGTGA
- a CDS encoding TlpA family protein disulfide reductase — translation MKTARLVLAAAALTMTAVSLAAPPADGVMRVGSGETRATLNAMELTPFDASLWGTLTGWTDGAAVDAAAADGKPVLIFTWRSWHKVSQTSLPVAQRMLNRFGKDGLVVVGVHDARGYDMAAQVAKDAGYTGPIAHDSTGAFGSGLNAKHAPAYYILDRAGNVRFADVDASSLEKALSIVAGESKEQAAAVPGTVAANAAKRADEAMRSRTISGEYRPGALLDVPFQLPDISAYEGAKWPDKNTQSLTATNVQGQALPASFGSETWLTDPPKSNGRVVVIDFWATWCGPCKKAMPKIDEMYKANKADLVVIGLSDEPAGTVKNFLNSHRHAYSQATDTSKTISKALQVQGIPHVVVMSTDGIVRWQGNPLDPAFAKAVGAVIAADPGVAARRQAEVEYLKTNKS, via the coding sequence ATGAAAACCGCGCGTCTTGTACTGGCCGCCGCCGCGTTGACCATGACCGCCGTGTCTCTTGCTGCACCGCCCGCCGACGGTGTGATGCGCGTGGGCTCGGGTGAGACCCGGGCGACCCTGAACGCCATGGAGTTGACGCCGTTCGATGCCTCGCTCTGGGGCACGCTGACTGGCTGGACGGACGGCGCCGCCGTGGACGCCGCGGCAGCCGATGGAAAGCCGGTCCTCATCTTCACTTGGCGCTCGTGGCACAAGGTGTCGCAGACCTCGCTCCCGGTGGCTCAACGCATGCTCAACCGGTTCGGCAAGGACGGCCTTGTGGTCGTTGGCGTCCACGATGCCCGCGGCTACGACATGGCCGCCCAGGTGGCCAAGGACGCGGGCTACACGGGGCCCATCGCTCACGACTCCACCGGCGCCTTCGGCTCCGGGCTCAACGCCAAGCACGCTCCCGCGTACTACATCCTTGACCGCGCCGGCAACGTCCGGTTCGCCGATGTCGACGCCTCGTCGCTTGAGAAGGCCCTCTCGATCGTCGCTGGGGAGAGCAAAGAACAGGCCGCGGCGGTGCCGGGCACGGTTGCTGCCAATGCGGCGAAGCGGGCCGACGAAGCGATGCGGTCCCGCACCATTTCCGGGGAGTACCGGCCCGGCGCGCTGCTCGACGTCCCGTTCCAGCTGCCGGATATCTCGGCGTACGAGGGGGCCAAGTGGCCCGACAAGAATACGCAATCGCTCACCGCGACCAACGTGCAGGGTCAGGCCCTGCCGGCCTCGTTCGGCAGCGAGACGTGGCTGACCGATCCGCCCAAGAGCAACGGTCGCGTGGTCGTCATCGACTTCTGGGCCACCTGGTGCGGCCCCTGCAAGAAGGCGATGCCCAAGATCGATGAGATGTACAAGGCCAACAAGGCGGACCTTGTCGTCATCGGCCTCTCCGACGAGCCCGCCGGAACGGTCAAGAACTTCCTGAACTCGCACCGGCACGCCTATTCGCAGGCGACGGACACGAGCAAGACGATCAGCAAGGCTCTTCAAGTCCAGGGCATCCCCCACGTAGTCGTCATGTCCACCGACGGCATCGTGCGGTGGCAGGGCAATCCGCTCGATCCGGCGTTCGCCAAGGCCGTGGGCGCGGTCATCGCCGCGGACCCCGGGGTCGCAGCGCGGCGCCAGGCCGAGGTCGAGTACCTAAAGACCAACAAGAGCTGA